The Branchiostoma floridae strain S238N-H82 chromosome 10, Bfl_VNyyK, whole genome shotgun sequence genome has a segment encoding these proteins:
- the LOC118424875 gene encoding kelch domain-containing protein 7B-like — protein sequence MSTDLQLKNDYSAEFDRLPTLQKRRLATYRRTAVPRAPFERNNSSQHCHFAEYGSTAKQFMCAMGNYSVTSPKSPDNPRPLNVFHHLEARWQSLCKLPDELSTHGCSMCVIHNFMVIIGGYKNAQRDSLQTEAFVYDPLFNTWSTFPPLSTPRALLGLAVVEDHDVIYAIGGSIVKMDSSGHPAPEPLACVEVCDLRMGTWREGPRLPKPIVRSNAVTCNNTVYTNIS from the exons TCAGCAGAATTCGACAGACTCCCGACGCTGCAAAAGAGACGGCTGGCGACGTATAGACGCACTGCCGTTCCACGTGCACCGTTCGAGCGGAACAATTCCAGTCAGCACTGCCACTTTGCGGAATACGGCTCCACTGCAAAGCAGTTTATGTGTGCGATGGGAAATTACTCCGTGACGTCACCGAAAAGTCCTGATAACCCGCGTCCTCTCAATGTTTTCCATCACTTGGAAGCCAGATGGCAAAGTCTCTGCAAACTACCTGACGAACTCAGCACACATGGCTGTTCTATGTGTGTCATACACAACTTCATGGTCATAATAGGCGGATATAAAAACGCACAGAGGGACAGTCTTCAAACAGAAGCATTTGTTTATGACCCCTTGTTCAACACGTGGTCGACTTTCCCGCCTCTTTCAACACCGAGAGCTTTGTTAGGGTTGGCTGTGGTGGAggatcatgacgtcatctatgCAATAG GTGGGTCCATTGTAAAGATGGACTCCAGTGGACATCCGGCCCCTGAGCCGCTAGCCTGTGTAGAAGTGTGCGACCTGAGAATGGGAACATGGAGGGAGGGGCCGAGGCTGCCCAAACCCATCGTCCGTTCGAACGCCGTCACGTGCAACAACACGGTTTACACGAACATCTCCTGA